The Perognathus longimembris pacificus isolate PPM17 chromosome 3, ASM2315922v1, whole genome shotgun sequence nucleotide sequence CGGTCCTGCTACGCACCTGCGGCCCGCCAGGCATCTTCCGGTGATCCTCACGTAGTTGCACAGAGGGTTTCGACACAACCTGTGGGCTCCCCAGGGCCTGCGTCCCGGCCAGTGTCGCCCTTCCGTCGCCCTCCCATCCGTCCCACCCCACCAGGCTTCTCGGTTCAAGCCCGGCCTTTTGAACTGACTCGCAAGCGCCTGCATTTTCCTTCCAAACTTACCCTCCCTTCTGACAAGAAACTCCCAGGTTCAGCCACCCATAGATTAATCTTCAACACGTCACTGCCTGGCGTTCTTCTAGGCACCAGGCTGAATGCTTTTCACATGGTGCCTGCTCTCACCTTTACCTCACTTGAAGGGCAACTGTTATTACTCTCAGGTTGTTTCTATATtaacttatttactgtcaaagtgatgtagagaggggttacagtttcatacgtaaggcagtgcgtacatttcttatccagcttgttacctcctcccgcattttcctcccaccctcctccctccccattccctcccccccacagggTAAGGTATGTACTGGAGGATTGACCCCCACTCTACCGCCCCAGGCTCcgacagacaccaggcaggacaATTTACCTTGGCTCAGATGAAAACAATCCACTTTTCAGGTTTTGTCTGAAGCAATTAGAGATTTCTCCCAGATGTTCACAGTAAAATGGGCATCAAAGCCAGGGTCtgtactggggtgtgtgtgtgtgtgtgtgggaggtcTGGTTCCAAACATGTGATCTCCTCCTTCCTGACTGAGGGCGTGCGTCCTCTCCCAGAGCTAGCAAACGCCCAGCCGACCAGGGGTCAGAGCTCAAAGGCGAAGGAAATGCGTAGCTCTCCACGTAGGGGAATTTCCAACCCCAAGGCAGAGCAGCTACAGACTTTTAGAGACACTCACCTTTTcaattctctctttttatttcattcccAATGATGAAAAAGGTTCTTTTCTAATCATCTGAAATATGCTCCAAGAGGACAGAGATCAagctgggtgtcggtggctcacacctgtcatcctagctactcaggaggctgaggactgaggttcaaagccagccctgagactctgatctccaattaaccaccagaaaactggaagtggcgctgtggctcgacgtggtagagtgccagccttggtaaaagactgagttcaagtggcacaaCCAGCCACAAAGAGAAAAAGCAGAGCTCTTAAATtactctctccttcttctcctttaccctttcctcctcctcctcctccactttctcctctccttttttcctctccctccctccctccctccctccctccctcctccatctctctttttctgggcttgaactcagaacctggacactgtccctgagtttttttggctcaaggctagcactttacctcttgagccacagcaccacttctggcttttttctgtttatgtcctgctgaggaattgaacccagggcttcaggcatgctaggcaagcgctctaccactaagccacattcccagtgtaCCTCCTCCCACTCCTTCTTGAGATAAAATCTATGTTACTAGGTGgcacaggctggtcttgaacttgtgacccTCTCTATTCAGCTCTCTTATTCTTCTGATTGTTAGTATTCTCTGCTTTATACGAAACATCCTGAGGCTAAATGAGCACTTGATTGGAAGAAAGGAAATCCACACGTTTGCACAGGATTACACGTAGAAATGCCTGTTGAAGACAAAATCTCGCACGCcaatataaaattgaaaaatcACACAACTCTAGGATTAAGGCATAATTACTTTGGAGCTTTATTGAGTCCAAGGGAGGTTTTTAGCCATGATAAGCTCGAGTCTAAGCGCTGGGCTCAGTCTAGTCTGACACAGGGAGTTGCTGCAACCCAGGCTGGGGCTGGACGAACATTAACGTGTGTGCCCGCGTGCATGTGCGTAACACACTTTCCATAGTTTGCCTTATTTGGTATTTAAAGTATCTCCGTGAGGCAAATGGGTTTACtggtgtcatttttattttatatataggaAAGCTAAAGTGAGAGAGATTAGCTAAATGCTCCAAGGCTTCAGGAACTCTAGTACAAAGCCAGATCAAGGATCAGGTTCTGGCTACaggaagattttcttttcaaCACATCCTTAGGAActtttatcttttgtattttagatattagCCATTCTGAGAAGTGTGAAATGAATATTTCATTAATACTTTGATGTGCAATTCTTTAATGATTAGTGGTGCTGGGCATTTTTtccgtatgtatgtgtgtgtatatacgtatatatatttgGCAATTTGcttgtcttcttttgagaaatgcctTTTCaggttcttttcttgttttttaatcagGTTGTTTATTTTGTGGCTATTgatttgagttttaaaaaaaatgtattttggggctggggatatggcctagtggcaagagtgctcgcctcatatacatgaagccctgggttcgattcctcagcaccacatagatagaaaaagccggaagtggcgctgcggctcaagtggcagagtgctagccttgagcaaaaagaagccagggacagtgctcaggccctgagtccaaggcccaggactggcaaaagaagaaaaaaaattcaactccaGGACAGTttgcagacatttttttttttttcctgtcgtggggcttgaactcggggcttgagtgctgtccttgagctccttccctcaaggtgagcattctaccccttggagccacagcctcacttcttgtttgctggtggctaactggagatagagtctctcgggctttccccagggctggcttcccgCAGCcatgctcaggcctcagcctcccgagcagctaggatgggactgagccccccgcccctggcctTGTTTAGTTTCCTGTCATGaaccaggcaggcagggaggccttGACAACTCCGCAGTCGGTATTTCTCGCTCTACAGTGAGCGCGTGACGCATGGCAGAGCTGAAGTGAATGTCTAGCCTGGCGCCATTCCTCTTTCTATCCTCTCAGTCCTTGACAGCTGAGACGCTCTCGGTGCTGGGCTGAGTTTTATTCCTTCTGTGTCCTGCCAGGAGACGATGTCCTGTGGACCCACGGCCAGGGCCCCTCCTCCGGGGAGAGACACAGCAGCCACGCCCCCATAGGGAGCGCGGGGTGGCGGAGGAGGCGGCTCGCCTCTCCCGTGTGCCCTCCACGCCCGCGTGCTCTCCGCGCTCCATCTCCACGCGCGCTCGGAGGCACCGACCAGGCGGATGAGCCCGGCTAACCATTCTCAGGTGGCAGCGTTTGTGCTGCTGGGGCTCTCGCGGGAATGGGGGCTCCGGCTCCCCCTCTTCCTCGTCTTCTCAGCCGTGTATCTCCTCACGGTGGCTGGCAACCTCCTGATCGTGGCGGTGGTGACCTCGGAGCCGCGTCTGCACACCACCATGTACTTCCTCTTGGGcaatctttccttcctggacttctGCTACTCCACCGTCACCGCCCCTCGGATGCTGGCGGACCTGCTGTCGGGCAACCCCACCATCTCCCTGGGAGCCTGCCTGACGCAGCTCTTCTTCTTCCACTTCATCGGCGGCATCAAGATCTTCCTGCTCACGgtcatggcctatgaccgctacgtGGCCATCTCCCGGCCGCTGCGCTACGCCCTCATTATGAACCAGACCGCCTGCGGGCTGCTGCTGGCGGCCTCCTGGGTGGGCGGCTTCATCCACTCCATCGTCCAGGTGGGGCTGACCGTCCGCCTGCCCTTCTGCGGGCCCGACCAGCTGGACAACTTTTACTGCGACGTGCCGCAGCTGATCAAGCTGGCCTGCGCGGACACGTTCGTCCTCGAGCTTCTGATGGTGTCCAACAATGGCCTGGTGacgctgctctgcttcctggtgCTGCTGGGCTCCTACAcggcgctgctgctgctgctgcgcgGCCAGGCCGGGGAGGCCCGCGGCAAGGCCCTGGCCACCTGCGCCTCGCACGTCGCCGTGGTCACGCTCATCTTCGTGCCCTGCGTCTACATCTACGCCAGGCCTTTCCGGACCTTCCCCATGGACAAGGGGGTCTCTGTGCTCTACACGGTGGTCACCCCCATGCTCAACCCCGCCATTTACACGCTGAGGAACAAAGATGTCATCCGGGCCATGAAGAAGCTGTGGAGGAGGCGGAAGGGGCTTCGCAGCCACTCGGAACCGTGATCTCCATCCCAGAGGACCCTCAGAGCCGAGGGGACCCCAGGGTGCTCACAGGCGGTCCAGCTGTGTGCTGACCACACTTGGTGGACACATAGTGCATTTGAAAAGCTTGaaacgtgcgtgtgtgtgcttgtacacccccccccccatgttcatGCTGgtatcgggcttgaactcagggcctgagagctgtccctggcttcttttgctgaaggctatcactaccacgtgagccacagcaccacttctggcttgttctgtgtatgtggtgctgaggaattgaacccagggcttcatgtatgctaggcaagcacttcacccgtaggccacattcccagcccctgttttagcGTTTGTaaccaaggctggcactctacaacttgaaccacagcttcacttacagtttattattattagtattattattattagtagtattgttattattattttgtcagttgtgaggcctggtcaccatccttgagcttttttgctactcctttaagccatagctccacttctggtttttctggtggttaattggaggtaagagtatcacagacttttcctggctggctttgaacaacaatcctcagctctcagcctcctgagtagttgggattacaggtgtgagccaccggcacccagctttgcTTACAgcgttttgatggttaattggagatgagtctcttgctCAAGCTGTCTTGGAACTGCAATggtcacacctcagcctcctgaataaataACTCATTTGTGATGTTGAAGGAGGAGAAATGGTAGTGTAAACACTTTGGGTGTTTAAAGAGTGTTCTTtagtagaaagaaaaatttagactCAGAAGAGCCAGGTCCAGAGCTCTCTTTCCATAAAATTCAGTGTAACAGCAAGGGTTGACTTGTCTTTCCTCATTACCGTGAGCTTGTAGAAGGCCATACATTTACTTTTATAAAATCATAATGCAACCAAACGGTGACcttttaattaatcaattaatgaacgccaatattggggtttgaactcagggccgctcactctcccttagcttttccagtcAAGACTGGATCTCTCcctcttgagtcacatctccatttctggctttttgctggttaattgagacaAGGTCTATGGTTTGTCTTCCCATgtgccttgaaccgtgatccttagctCTTGCTATCTGGAGTAGCTAGTGAGAAGCTAGTGATATGCAGGAGCCATGTAGCACCCACCTGTGACTATTGTTTCACAACAGACACTATTTTATTTGCAAGGATGGCTTTGTGGGGCAGACAAGCTGTTCACCGCACGCACTGGGTCGTGTCGTCCCGCGCTGCGCTCCCTAGCTTGGCGCAGAATCCATCTGGATGCCACCCCGGGAGCCTGGGGGAGCACGGGCGCggctacggaggggcatctgccCTTTACGCACCACCCCGCCTCTCTCCGGTGACTTGAACATCACCACGTTTTTATCTGGTGACACCCTGTGACCGGGCGCATCCATTCAAGACACCTCAGCACCGGGCAGGAAGGAGCCGGCTGGCCGTGGCAATCTCTCGGGTTCAGCACCAGGGGCAGCAGAGGCACGGCAATCTACCCTGCCCTCTGCAGTCGCCATTTCCTCCCGTGACGTCCCGGTGCCTTTAcgttaaagacattttttttttaaaggcaaaagtcTATGACCTAATAAGTTACTCAGGTCTAGACCCTGATGTGTTAAGGTGACaagaaagggaaatagaaaaatcattttctttcttcttagtcAACAGCCAGCCATcatgtttcctcctcctcctccccccctcctccccttttccccccttctcctcctctgtcttcttgTGAGGTCTTCTGACTTTGACCTCAACACTCTCCGGTCCTAACTTTCTtctgtgctgggattgcaggcacagGACTCCACAACTGTTCGTGATGATCGTCTTGATATAACAGTCGAAAGACTCACGAGACTCCAcgtctcctccatccctcctctttttctttctatttctccctctccctcaacTTGATGGGGAAACTTTTGCAGTAAGAAGGTTAATGGAGAAATGGTTTCAGGGGATGAGTTGAAACACTTCGGTTTATTGTTCATAAAATGTTTGCCCTTTGAACTACTAGATAGTTCCTATAGACCGCAGAATCGATGTATCTGCACAGACGGGAAGAAGTCCTGGGAAGGCCCACACAGGTGACTTGGAAATCAATGACTTTTGTTCAGGGTTCCTGCAGATCTGAACCAAGAGTTAAGCAGCCCCTGTAGCTTGCAATAAGGCTTTAGGAAGCTGAGGAAATGAAGGAGATTTATAATCAGAAAGAACACAAGTTTGAAGCTGCTGGCTGGCTGGTagtatgtttgtctatcttttCTTTTAGAAGGGAAACATCACTTTCAGGGCCATGTGATTTAATGGGTGCAGAGCGGTTGGTAGAGCGGTGGCCAAAAAACAGAGTTGAGTATGTCTTATTCTTCCAATAAAAATTACTTATCCCTTTTCTGAAATAAATCAGCATAGTTCAGGTGACCCAATTAAATGACAGAGGCTAGAATTGAGGCCAATGAACTGATTTGGAAATAGGGTGTTCAGATATGCCAGTTGGCATATGTGACTTAAAACCCATTATATCCAGAGTGTCATTTGGTCTTCAAATGGCTTGTCTAAGACATGGAAAAATTTATTGGTCTTTCCCATAGTATACAATAGAACCTACTTCTTATACTTCAGCTAcatatacttgttttttttttttttgccagtcctggggcttggactcagggcctgagcactgtccctggcttctttttgctcaaggctagcactctgccacttgagccacagcaccacttccagctttttctatatatgtggtgctgaagaatcgaacccagggtttcatgtatacgaggtgagcactctaccattaggccatatttccagtcccctcagctacatatacttaatgtataaAATGATAAGACATATCTTTCTGTCTCACTCGcctcatatctatctatctatctatctatctatctatctatctatctatctatctatctattatctgtctacccatccatctaatctatacctatctacctatctctatCCATATATCTCTCAAATCTCATTACTGAAATATAATGCTTGTGATGGTGCTTGGTATCAGAATCTATTAGAAAGGAGAGATCTAGATATAAAATAGACTTCTCTCAGAAACATACAAAAGTTTAGGTTGTTAGAGCCCAAACACTTTAGACTACCTACGTTAGGCTTCTAGAGCTAGATTAAAATGCTCTATAAACAACGTGAAATCCTAAGCTAAGCGTTTCTATTACAAATTCTTTGGAGGAAAGGTGTTACTGAGCTTGTGAAAATCTCAGAGATACACATGATACCCTAAAGTATTACCAGATTCAAGCTACCAGattcaatcatttttatttttataactaggaaggcaaaggaaatgagaaattgaTTTTTCCAGGTGCAGAGTGCCAATGCAGCCATGCTGTAGTCATGAAATGGTGCTGAGATTGTCCACCACAGAGCTGCACTGAGAACCCAACACTTTCTTACCTCCTGCGAACAACTGGGTCTATATTCCTGCTTGCAAGTGGTTTGTAAGGGGAAGAGCAGATGACAGCAGCAGACAGTCTCATGATAATAACACAGATGATACAGAACACCAGTTATATTATATTCCAGGAAATTTATATGCCATGTCAAATCCCCCAGCTAGCCTTGAAACAGGTCGTACTGTTATCATAGATAGGGAAAGGAGAGTTAAGGCAGTTCAAGGGATTCTTCTATGATGAGTAGGGGAGTAGGTATAGAGGTATAGAGGTATAGAGGAAGAGCTTTGTAACAAACCTGCTCAGGCATTGTCTGATGTAGGAGGCCTTCGAGCAAGCCAGCGATGTGGGGTTGGAGAAACCTTAGAAGAAATGCACCACAGCTACCATTTTACTAGCGTTTTAGTAACTTGTAGTCCTTATGACCCCCTGGTTTCCTGGCTCAGTGTACAACACTATCAAATATTCATTTAAGTAGCTGTTAAATAATTGACTTAGTGTAATTCAAAAGATGTGAATATTGGGCTCTCTTTATTTCTTACAACAGAATGGCTAACACTTTAAATGTGTGATAAAAAAATTCTCTGAAATTGTGCTGTTTGGGCAAGGGGACTTTAGCTTTAATATAAAAGACCCCCGTTATTTCTTGGCATATAAAACTTCTCTTCCCGTGAAACTTGAGTGAGTAAAGTTTTCCCAAAGCCAGAGTCTTAGTATACaagggtttttgttgtgtttttttttgccagtgcttgggcttgaactcaaagcctgagcactgtccctggcttcttttttgctcaaggctagcatactaccacttgagccacagtaccacttctgtctttttctatctatgtggtgctgagaactgaacccagggcttcatgtatgcaaagagagcacttaaccactaagccatattctcagccctaataTCTGAATTCTTAATAAAAGAGAAATTGTTAGGCCCATTCTTGGGGCACTCCAAACACAAAAAAGCAGGGACGAGATAACAAGTTTAGCATCTCCTTACTGAAACGTTGTGCCAAAATTAAAGAGATGAGCGTTGCAGGAATCTAATCAACGTGTCCAGGTTGGGAAGAACAGATACGGGTTCAGTGATATCAAGTCTAGCTTTAAGGGGCTAACTAGAACTTTGACATTTTGtagaagaggggaaagaaaggaagggcgcTGATAGAGGAGGTAATCTTGGTTAGGTTAGTGGTCTGATCCATTGTTATCCCAGTTctggttttagttattttaaagaatttttattattgttcattTGCATTTCCAACAGTAGATACACATTAATATCAGATTAATGCTATAAAACACTCCACTAACATTTCGTGAAAACAATGTGAGTTTTTTGCAttctccttgctttcttttttttttttaatttttttgatgtttgtttatttgttttttgttgttgttgccagtcctgggccttgaactcagggcctgaacactgtccctggcttctttttgctcaaggctagcactctaccacttgagccacagaaccacttccggcttttttctatatatgtggtgctgaggaattgaacccagggcttcatgtatacgaggcgagcactctaccacaaggccacattcccagcccctcttcgcTTTCTAAGAGGGGCGTATTTTCAGATCATAGCATCATACAATGCATCACCTTCCTTTTAGACCTGGCCATTTTTGTCATCTATAAGTAACTACATTTACCTAGGAATTTACCAAATACATACTTCTACTTGATGTCTGATTGGCTGAATTCAAGCTCACCACGTCCAAGATTGAATATAGAATTCTAAGCAAGATGTCCCCTTTCTGAATTCTTACTTCTCGCAGTAGCACCATCGGGTACACCGCTTGTCCCCTCCCGTCACCTTCGTGAGAAATCCTACTCGGGATTCTTCTGCAGCATCTCTTGCCTAGCTCTATTTCTTGGAACCACTCAGTAGCCATTCATTCAGAACATTCTTTTTtagaaaacaaggggctggggatatagcctagtggctagagtgcctgcctcggatacacgaggccctaggttcgattccccagcaccacatatacagaaaacggccagaagcggcgctgtggctcaagtggcagagtgctagccttgagcgggaagaagccagggacagtgctcaggccctgagtccaaggcccaggactggccaaaaaaaaaaaataataaataaaaaaaaaagaaaacaacaacaatgcatTGCTATTTCCATTGCATCTCCATTGCTCTCTCTCTAGTCCTCAGCGAGTGGCCACCACACTGCTTTGTGAGCCAGCCGTGTGGTCATTTCTGTGCCCAGAAGCAGACGGAAGTCTCCATTCTCTAACTCTCCGTTCCTTCTGCAGCGACTAGAACCGTGATTTCAGCAGGCGGGGGCTCCCAGGCTGCCCAGGCGCTGTGTCTTTGGTGACCCGCGAGTCTGTGgggacctggggggagggggtcctgggagGAGGGGTGCcaggtgccccctcccccccccgctgcTCTGACCTGGAGGGTGCCGGGGAGCCAGCCGTGGGTGGCGGGCACCTATCTTACTGACGGCGTAGAGGAGGCACTCGGTGGCGGCCAGCAGGCGGAAGCAGTAGAACTGCTGGGGAGGCCCGCCGGCCCGCCAGGACCGTGGGCAGCGTCACGCTGGGCAGGCGGGCGTCCAGGAAGGACGGGTGGCCCAGGAAGTGGTCCACGGGCGCAGCCCACGGCC carries:
- the LOC125347812 gene encoding olfactory receptor 4D5; the encoded protein is MSPANHSQVAAFVLLGLSREWGLRLPLFLVFSAVYLLTVAGNLLIVAVVTSEPRLHTTMYFLLGNLSFLDFCYSTVTAPRMLADLLSGNPTISLGACLTQLFFFHFIGGIKIFLLTVMAYDRYVAISRPLRYALIMNQTACGLLLAASWVGGFIHSIVQVGLTVRLPFCGPDQLDNFYCDVPQLIKLACADTFVLELLMVSNNGLVTLLCFLVLLGSYTALLLLLRGQAGEARGKALATCASHVAVVTLIFVPCVYIYARPFRTFPMDKGVSVLYTVVTPMLNPAIYTLRNKDVIRAMKKLWRRRKGLRSHSEP